A single genomic interval of Myxocyprinus asiaticus isolate MX2 ecotype Aquarium Trade chromosome 19, UBuf_Myxa_2, whole genome shotgun sequence harbors:
- the nt5c1bb gene encoding cytosolic 5'-nucleotidase 1A yields MSEIKPEDASSTNKKDASAEEIDWAAAKAHYENLKSKKPRPPKPRYAVTIAVSSRTLFEMVAERKIFEEEGLEKYVEYQQEHESEPLKPGAAFPFVKALMTVNERLRDLYPDSEELFDIVLMTNNHAQVGVRLMNSINHYDLTIERFCMTGGQSPIGYLKAYMTNLYLSKDSKKVQQAIEEGIAAAIMFKPNVETELSETQLRVAFDGDAVLFSDESEIIVKQHGLDIFFEHEKRHENKPLAQGPLKCFLEALGKLQKKFYAKNERLNCPIRTFLVTARSAASSGARVLKTLRSWGLEIDEALFLAGAPKGPLLQKIRPHIFFDDQMFHIEGAKEMGTISAHVPYGIGQKYNKGKLIEQPEKQSK; encoded by the exons ATGAGTGAAATAAAACCAGAAGATGCATCCTCAACGAATAAAAAGGATGCTTCCGCAGAGGAAATAGACTGGGCAGCAGCTAAAGCACACTATGAAAACTTGAAATCAAAGAAACCAAGACCC CCCAAGCCGAGATATGCAGTAACAATCGCAGTTTCTTCCCGGACCTTATTTGAAATGGTGGCGGAGAGGAAGATCTTTGAGGAAGAAGGGCTGGAGAAGTATGTTGAGTATCAGCAAGAGCACGAGAGTGAGCCGCTGAAACCCGGTGCAGCCTTTCCTTTCGTCAAG GCGCTGATGACTGTAAATGAACGACTGAGGGATCTCTATCCAGACAGTGAAGAGCTGTTCGACATTGTTCTCATGACCAATAATCACGCCCAGGTTGGGGTGCGACTCATGAATAGCATCAATCACTACG atCTGACCATAGAGCGATTCTGCATGACTGGAGGTCAGAGCCCAATCGGCTACCTCAAGGCCTACATGACTAACCTGTATCTCTCCAAAGACTCCAAGAAAGTCCAGCAGGCCATTGAAGAGG GTATAGCAGCGGCCATCATGTTTAAGCCTAATGTGGAGACAGAGCTGTCTGAGACTCAGCTGCGTGTGGCCTTCGATGGAGATGCTGTGCTCTTCTCTGACGAGTCTGAGATCATTGTGAAGCAGCACGGCCTGGACATATTCTTTGAGCATGAAAAACGGCATGAGAACAAACCACTCGCTCAG GGCCCTCTAAAGTGCTTTCTTGAGGCTCTGGGGAAGCTCCAGAAGAAATTCTATGCCAAGAATGAGCGATTGAACTGCCCAATTCGCACCTTCTTGGTGACGGCCCGAAGCGCAGCCAGCTCTGGAGCCCGAGTCCTTAAGACACTCAGAAGCTGGGGCCTGGAGATTGATGAGGCTTTGTTCCTTGCCGGGGCCCCCAAAGGGCCTCTGCTGCAGAAGATTCGCCCACACATCTTCTTTGATGACCAGATGTTCCACATTGAGGGTGCCAAGGAGATGGGCACTATCTCTGCCCATGTGCCATATggaataggacagaaatataacaAAGGGAAGCTGATTGAGCAGCCAGAAAAACAGTCGAAATAA